The Corvus moneduloides isolate bCorMon1 chromosome 18, bCorMon1.pri, whole genome shotgun sequence genome window below encodes:
- the GLT1D1 gene encoding glycosyltransferase 1 domain-containing protein 1 isoform X3, with protein sequence MRLLLLACLRAQTGNATTAARIQNHLHAAGHSCILKDAFMYESPAEIANLTSTDKFDAALAIHLYKGGRLLQGSRIPFGIIFGGTDVNEDIKCQEKRQVMGAVLEKARFAVAFTVKLKELAAAEWPDARKKIYVQSQGIKTAPSDTFDWYRFLQNAAIPANTDRFHLFLLICGLRRVKDPLYLVEVFSDWHRKDPSVHLGIIGPAVDPVFTSEVKEKVKRAPGVHLLPELPQEELHAAVRRCFAVVNSSLSEGMSAAILEAMDLEIPVLARNIPGNAAIIKHKETGLLFSNPQEFVVLSKSLMNDPIMEKEIITRAKDYVKKHHSWEGERKTYQNLVLRLQ encoded by the exons GAATCATCTACATGCTGCAGGTCATAGCTGTATTCTTAAAGATGCTTTCATGTACGAAAGTCCAGCTGAAATAGCAAATCTGACCTCCACAGACAAGTTTGATGCAGCCCTGGCCATTCACCTTTATAAAGGAGGCAGACTTCTGCAAG GTAGCAGAATTCCTTTTGGAATCATCTTTGGTGGGACGGATGTAAATGAAGATATCAAATGCCAAGAGAAGCGCCAGGTAatgggagcagtgctggagaaagCCAG GTTTGCAGTGGCTTTCACAGTGAAACTgaaggagctggcagcagcagagtgg CCAGATGCtaggaagaaaatatatgtCCAAAGTCAAG GAATTAAGACTGCACCCAGTGACACATTTGACTGGTACAGATTTCTACAAAATGCAG CCATTCCTGCAAACACAGACCGTTTCCAtctgtttcttttaatatgTGGGCTTCGCAGAGTCAAAGACCCTCTGTATTTAGTAGAAGTTTTCTCAG ATTGGCACAGAAAGGACCCCAGTGTCCACCTGGGCATTATTGGACCTGCA GTTGATCCAGTTTTTACAAGTGAAGTTAAGGAGAAAGTTAAAAG GGCCCCTGGGGTACATCTGTTGCCGGAGCTGcctcaggaggagctgcacGCTGCTGTGAGGAGGTGCTTTGCCGTGGTGAACAGCTCCCTCTCCGAGGGGATGTCTGCTGCCATCCTGGAG GCAATGGATTTAGAAATTCCAGTGCTGGCTAGGAACATTCCTGGGAATGCAGCAATAATAAAGCACAAGGAAACGGGACTGCTGTTTTCAAATCCCCAG GAGTTTGTTGTGCTGTCCAAGAGTTTGATGAATGACCCcataatggaaaaagaaattataacaaGGGCCAAAGATTACGTGAAGAAACATCATTCCTGGGAAGGTGAAAGGAAAACCTACCAGAATCTTGTGCTGAGACTCCAGTGA
- the GLT1D1 gene encoding glycosyltransferase 1 domain-containing protein 1 isoform X1 → MRLLLLACLRAQTGNATTAARIQNHLHAAGHSCILKDAFMYESPAEIANLTSTDKFDAALAIHLYKGGRLLQGSRIPFGIIFGGTDVNEDIKCQEKRQVMGAVLEKARFAVAFTVKLKELAAAEWPDARKKIYVQSQGIKTAPSDTFDWYRFLQNAAIPANTDRFHLFLLICGLRRVKDPLYLVEVFSDWHRKDPSVHLGIIGPAVDPVFTSEVKEKVKRAPGVHLLPELPQEELHAAVRRCFAVVNSSLSEGMSAAILEAMDLEIPVLARNIPGNAAIIKHKETGLLFSNPQEHKIKVGMKFSVNSIYYCDYPGNWMKPAQVRSLLCCPRV, encoded by the exons GAATCATCTACATGCTGCAGGTCATAGCTGTATTCTTAAAGATGCTTTCATGTACGAAAGTCCAGCTGAAATAGCAAATCTGACCTCCACAGACAAGTTTGATGCAGCCCTGGCCATTCACCTTTATAAAGGAGGCAGACTTCTGCAAG GTAGCAGAATTCCTTTTGGAATCATCTTTGGTGGGACGGATGTAAATGAAGATATCAAATGCCAAGAGAAGCGCCAGGTAatgggagcagtgctggagaaagCCAG GTTTGCAGTGGCTTTCACAGTGAAACTgaaggagctggcagcagcagagtgg CCAGATGCtaggaagaaaatatatgtCCAAAGTCAAG GAATTAAGACTGCACCCAGTGACACATTTGACTGGTACAGATTTCTACAAAATGCAG CCATTCCTGCAAACACAGACCGTTTCCAtctgtttcttttaatatgTGGGCTTCGCAGAGTCAAAGACCCTCTGTATTTAGTAGAAGTTTTCTCAG ATTGGCACAGAAAGGACCCCAGTGTCCACCTGGGCATTATTGGACCTGCA GTTGATCCAGTTTTTACAAGTGAAGTTAAGGAGAAAGTTAAAAG GGCCCCTGGGGTACATCTGTTGCCGGAGCTGcctcaggaggagctgcacGCTGCTGTGAGGAGGTGCTTTGCCGTGGTGAACAGCTCCCTCTCCGAGGGGATGTCTGCTGCCATCCTGGAG GCAATGGATTTAGAAATTCCAGTGCTGGCTAGGAACATTCCTGGGAATGCAGCAATAATAAAGCACAAGGAAACGGGACTGCTGTTTTCAAATCCCCAG GAGCATAAAATTAAAGTTGGAATGAAGTTCAGTGTGAACAGTATTTATTACTGTGATTATCCAGGCAATTGGATGAAGCCAGCACAAGTCAG GAGTTTGTTGTGCTGTCCAAGAGTTTGA
- the GLT1D1 gene encoding glycosyltransferase 1 domain-containing protein 1 isoform X2, whose amino-acid sequence MYESPAEIANLTSTDKFDAALAIHLYKGGRLLQGSRIPFGIIFGGTDVNEDIKCQEKRQVMGAVLEKARFAVAFTVKLKELAAAEWPDARKKIYVQSQGIKTAPSDTFDWYRFLQNAAIPANTDRFHLFLLICGLRRVKDPLYLVEVFSDWHRKDPSVHLGIIGPAVDPVFTSEVKEKVKRAPGVHLLPELPQEELHAAVRRCFAVVNSSLSEGMSAAILEAMDLEIPVLARNIPGNAAIIKHKETGLLFSNPQEFVVLSKSLMNDPIMEKEIITRAKDYVKKHHSWEGERKTYQNLVLRLQ is encoded by the exons ATGTACGAAAGTCCAGCTGAAATAGCAAATCTGACCTCCACAGACAAGTTTGATGCAGCCCTGGCCATTCACCTTTATAAAGGAGGCAGACTTCTGCAAG GTAGCAGAATTCCTTTTGGAATCATCTTTGGTGGGACGGATGTAAATGAAGATATCAAATGCCAAGAGAAGCGCCAGGTAatgggagcagtgctggagaaagCCAG GTTTGCAGTGGCTTTCACAGTGAAACTgaaggagctggcagcagcagagtgg CCAGATGCtaggaagaaaatatatgtCCAAAGTCAAG GAATTAAGACTGCACCCAGTGACACATTTGACTGGTACAGATTTCTACAAAATGCAG CCATTCCTGCAAACACAGACCGTTTCCAtctgtttcttttaatatgTGGGCTTCGCAGAGTCAAAGACCCTCTGTATTTAGTAGAAGTTTTCTCAG ATTGGCACAGAAAGGACCCCAGTGTCCACCTGGGCATTATTGGACCTGCA GTTGATCCAGTTTTTACAAGTGAAGTTAAGGAGAAAGTTAAAAG GGCCCCTGGGGTACATCTGTTGCCGGAGCTGcctcaggaggagctgcacGCTGCTGTGAGGAGGTGCTTTGCCGTGGTGAACAGCTCCCTCTCCGAGGGGATGTCTGCTGCCATCCTGGAG GCAATGGATTTAGAAATTCCAGTGCTGGCTAGGAACATTCCTGGGAATGCAGCAATAATAAAGCACAAGGAAACGGGACTGCTGTTTTCAAATCCCCAG GAGTTTGTTGTGCTGTCCAAGAGTTTGATGAATGACCCcataatggaaaaagaaattataacaaGGGCCAAAGATTACGTGAAGAAACATCATTCCTGGGAAGGTGAAAGGAAAACCTACCAGAATCTTGTGCTGAGACTCCAGTGA